One Vigna unguiculata cultivar IT97K-499-35 chromosome 11, ASM411807v1, whole genome shotgun sequence DNA window includes the following coding sequences:
- the LOC114170620 gene encoding histone H3.2 — protein sequence MARTKQTARKSTGGKAPRKQLATKAARKSAPATGGVKKPHRFRPGTVALREIRKYQKSTELLIRKLPFQRLVREIAQDFKTDLRFQSSAVSALQEAAEAYLVGLFEDTNLCAIHAKRVTIMPKDIQLARRIRGERA from the coding sequence ATGGCTCGTACTAAGCAAACTGCAAGGAAGTCTACCGGAGGAAAGGCTCCTAGGAAGCAGCTTGCCACCAAGGCTGCTCGTAAGTCTGCTCCGGCTACTGGTGGTGTTAAGAAACCTCACCGTTTCAGGCCTGGTACGGTGGCTCTGAGAGAGATCCGTAAGTATCAGAAGAGCACTGAGCTTCTGATTAGGAAGCTTCCATTCCAGAGGCTGGTTAGGGAAATTGCTCAGGATTTCAAGACCGATCTTCGTTTTCAGAGCAGTGCTGTGTCCGCTCTCCAGGAAGCTGCTGAGGCTTATCTTGTTGGACTGTTTGAGGATACCAATCTCTGTGCCATTCATGCCAAGAGAGTTACCATTATGCCTAAAGACATTCAGCTTGCACGCAGAATTAGGGGAGAAAGGGCTTAG